The DNA sequence GAGGGTCAGCTCCCCCTTGCCTTTCATGGTCGTGGCCTCAATCTTAAGTATCTCACCACCCGCTTGGGTCCACGCCAACCCGTTGGCCACACCCACCTGGGGCGCTTCGACCTCGGTGTCGGGCAAGAACTTCGTCACCCCGAGGTAGGAGTGAAGGTTCGATACAGAGATCCCGAAATTCTTCTCCTCGCCCTCTGCAACCCGCCTGGCCACCTTCCGACAGATGGCCGCTACTTCCCGCTCGAGGTTGCGCAGGCCCGCCTCTCGCGTGTAGTGCGAGATGATTCGGTATAGGGCGTCACGCGATATGGTCAGCCGCTCGGGGGTCAGCCCGTGCTCCTCCAACACCTTGGGGATGATGAACTTCCGAGCGATGTGGTACTTCTCGTTCTCGGTGTAGCCGGGGATGGTGATGACCTCCATCCGGTCTTTCAGGGCGGGGAGGATGGGGTCCATGAGGTTGGCCGTCGTGATGAACATAACTTTGGATAGATCGAAAGGCACCCCTAAGTAATGGTCGGAGAAGGCGGCGTTCTGCTCGGGGTCGAGGACCTCGAGAAGCGCCGCGGTGGGATCACCTCGGAAATCGGCCCCCACCTTGTCGATCTCATCCATCATGAATACAGGGTTATTGGAGCCGGCTTGACGTATGCTCTGGAGGATGCGACCCGGCAGGGCGCCCACGTAGGTTCGGCGGTGGCCCCGTATTTCTGCCTCATCGCGGACCCCGCCAAGGCTGATGCGCACGAATTTGCGTCCAAGGGCCCGGGCGATGCTCTTGCCGAGGCTGGTCTTGCCCACCCCTGGCGGGCCAACGAAGCAGAGGATCGGGCCTTTTGTCTGCTCTTTGAGTTTCCTCACCCCCAGGTACTCGAGAATCCGCTCTTTCACTTTTTCCAAATTGTAATGGTCCTCGTCGAGAACCTCGGCGGCCAGTTTGATGTCGAGGGAGTCCTCGGTGGAGGTGCTCCAGGGCAGCTCCACCATCCAGTCGAGGTAGGTCCTAACGATGCTCGCTTCGGCGGCGTCGGGGTGCATCCGCTCCATCCGCTTGAGCTGCTTTTCGGCCTCCTCCCGAACCTCATCGGACATCCCGGCTGCTTCGATATTCTGTCGGTACTCGGCGATCTCCTCAGACCGTTCATCCGTCTCGCCCAACTCTTTCTGAATGGCTTTAAGCTGCTCCCGAAGGAAGTACTCCCTCTGGGTCTTGGTCATCTCTTCCTTCGCTTCGGTCTGAATTTTATGTTGAATGGTGATAAGCTCAAACTCCCGGTTGAGAAGATCGGCCACAGCTTTGAGTCGCTCCACTGGATCATCTATCTCCAGCACACGTTGACCGTCTTCGACCTTTAAGCCCAAATTGCTGGCTACGAGGTCAGCTAACCGGCCCGGCTCCTCGATACTCTCGGCTACGATGAGGACGTCCTGAGGGATGGCCTTGCCATGGGTGATTACCTGATCAAGCTGCTCCTTGACGTTCCGGATGAGGGCTTCAACCTCGACTGACACCTCCGCATCGGGCTGGTCCTCGAAGAGTTCGATCTGGACTCGGAAAAAGGGCTCTCGTTGTATGAACTCCGTCATGCGGGCTTTCGACATCCCCTGGACGAGGACCTTGACCCGCCCATCGGGCAGCTTCAACATCCGAACGATCATGCCTACTGTACCGATGGAATAGAGCTCTTCGGGGCCCGGCTCCTCCAGATCGGCATCCCGCTGGGTTGCCATCATGAGCATACGGTGGGAGGCTAAGGCGTCATCCACAGCCTGGATGGAGCCTTCCCGACCGACGAAGAGCGGCAGGACCATGTAAGGGAACACAACGATATCCCTAACAGGCAGCAGCGGAAGGGTTGTTGGGATTTCGAACTGCTCTCCACTCTCGGGAGGAATGGCGGGCGCTTGGGACTTGGTCTTCATGAACGTCTAACCTCTCTCAGGGTATGATATCATATCATCAGAGAACGTAGGTAGTCTCGGAAGGCTTCTCCCAACTCTCCGTTCTTCAAAGCGTACTCCACCGTTGCCTGAAGATAGCCGAGCTTATCCCCGGCGTCGTACCGTTTGCCTTCGAAAACGACCCCGTAGACGGGCTCCTCAGCCGCCAGGGCCCTCAGAGCGTCGGTAAGCTGGATCTCCCCTCGTCGATCGGGCTTTGTCTC is a window from the Nitrospinota bacterium genome containing:
- the lon gene encoding endopeptidase La, translating into MKTKSQAPAIPPESGEQFEIPTTLPLLPVRDIVVFPYMVLPLFVGREGSIQAVDDALASHRMLMMATQRDADLEEPGPEELYSIGTVGMIVRMLKLPDGRVKVLVQGMSKARMTEFIQREPFFRVQIELFEDQPDAEVSVEVEALIRNVKEQLDQVITHGKAIPQDVLIVAESIEEPGRLADLVASNLGLKVEDGQRVLEIDDPVERLKAVADLLNREFELITIQHKIQTEAKEEMTKTQREYFLREQLKAIQKELGETDERSEEIAEYRQNIEAAGMSDEVREEAEKQLKRMERMHPDAAEASIVRTYLDWMVELPWSTSTEDSLDIKLAAEVLDEDHYNLEKVKERILEYLGVRKLKEQTKGPILCFVGPPGVGKTSLGKSIARALGRKFVRISLGGVRDEAEIRGHRRTYVGALPGRILQSIRQAGSNNPVFMMDEIDKVGADFRGDPTAALLEVLDPEQNAAFSDHYLGVPFDLSKVMFITTANLMDPILPALKDRMEVITIPGYTENEKYHIARKFIIPKVLEEHGLTPERLTISRDALYRIISHYTREAGLRNLEREVAAICRKVARRVAEGEEKNFGISVSNLHSYLGVTKFLPDTEVEAPQVGVANGLAWTQAGGEILKIEATTMKGKGELTLTGHLGDVMKESAKAALSYLRARAERLKIDEKFFSEHDIHIHIPAGAIPKDGPSAGIAMVVALTSVLTGIPARSDVAMSGEITLRGRVLPIGGIKEKTLASQRAGIPHIILPNRNKKDLEDIPRPIRRKMDFIFCETMDEVLDQALMRPPAEGSAVGESPDDGGA